The DNA region GGACAGCAAGCTCAAAAGGATCCTCACAAGGTGCCTGGggaggatgcaaaaaaaaaaaaagtcacttgcatttttccatcaattttccaaaccgcttatgaTTCCAAAGTTACagataaggggaaaaaaatgagggaaTCTGTAAAAAgataattcatatttttccaatccACTACATTCTATTCCACAACAGTGGCCACTAGCAGATCCACCaagttgcagatttttttccccaaaattatttttttcttattcttttcaCAGGGTGAAAaaaagaggccctgtagctcagtggttagagcactggtttgataaaccaggggttgtgggttcgtatcccactggggcctccactccctgagaagggttgcgtcaggaagggcatccggcgtaaaaattgtgccaaacatatgtgcgttcatctgagatgacacgctgtggcgaccccgaaagggacaagccgaaagaaacttacttactttttacttttcacaGGGTGAAAAAACCAACCCGAAAACCAGTTGCTAGTGCTATGTTCCCGTTAATTCAAGATTTATGGGGGTTTATAAATTCAATCCGCCCCCAATGCAATTATAATAGGTGATGATTATCTGCAGATTTTCCACTATTAGCGTTGTCACCAGGTTGGAATATTCCATGAATAGGGGGGTCCACTGTATGATAAACTGAGTCACTTGCTGCCAATTTGATGAGGTTCTTCATCTCTTAGACATTGGTTCTTGAATAACACTAAAGTGTTTCTAAATAAGCACGTTTGATCATAGTAAATTATGTCAGCCTGATGGCACAACAAAGGGGCAGTCCAGAGGTATACTTCAAAACTCCTTATCTTAGAAGCATGATCATTGAAATTTAATATgttgaaaacaatgaaaagggggtgtgtgtgtgtggggggggagtgTCATGCTTGTGGATTTATGGATTCACAAAATAACCATGAGAGCTGATCAGAAAGCATTCCACGTGTCAGAGATGAGAGCATTCCTTCCTGTTCAAGGTTGCCAGCATGAATCCACACTTTTTTCATGACTCTGAGACAGCTGCTTGACCTCGTGCTTGTGTCTGAGTGCCTATGTGAGAGCGCTTGTGACAATCTTTTATTGCATATGGCTGTTTGCAGTAAGACAGCGGGCCTCTCAGGGCATGTCCGGAATTTCAAACTGATGCCACAGACATACTGATCTCCGGTGCTCAATCTCATTTAAGGTGTTTTTATGTACGAAGGGGCTTTAAAATTATATTGGTTGGAGACCTCTTTGTAGTCATGGTTTCCCCAGGAGAGCCATCATGACTGTGAAACTACATTAACATAGATTTGCCTCTGCTGTATTaaagtcattcatccatccaagccacttatcctcacaaaggtcacaggagcaCTGGTGCCTAGTTCGCTAACTTCAgtcaaaaggtggactacaccctgaactggttgccagacaggCACATTGCCACACCATCAATGAACAAGATACAATCCCTCAAACCAAATATACTTAACAAATTAatggataactagttttgaGATCAAGAGTGTTTTTAGATCGAGAGTCAAGGAAAGGTTGTTTATCAAATTTATCTTGAAAATTGgtctttaaacaaaacaaaaagaaaaaaaaagcttgaaataaATGCACATGATTTGTGTTAGCAGGCCACATTAAAATGATGTGGGGGGCCAGATATGGTCCCAGGGCATGGAGTTTGtcgcttgtatttttttgtatgtttcccATTAAATAATGgtcaagaaaacacaaaatgcagttctcaaatgaagattttaattaaggaaggaaaaaaaaaacccaaccttCATATCCGTGTGAAAAAGTGATTCCTCCTGTTCAAACATAACTGGTCTATAATACCAGAGTTCAATTTCTCTAGCCACACCAACGCCTGATACTGTCGTAAAAtttttcaatcaagaaatcgTTTTCATAGAACCTGCCTGACAAAGTGCAGTAGACCAAAAGATCATCAAAAGGTAAACAGAGTTCAGAGATGAAAACCACTGCTGTGCAAAAGGAACATTAAGGCTGGTCTCAATTTTGCCAGaagacatcttgatgatccccaagacttttgtgaaaatactCTGTAATACGACAAGACAAAAGCTGacctttttggaaggtgtgtgtccCATTGCATCTGGCCTAAAAGTAATGCCACATTTCAGAAAACGAACATCataccaacattaaaatacagaacaGTGGTGTAGTCTGATGATCAAGGGCTGTCTTGCTACTTCAGGACCTGGAAAACCTGTGATAAATGGAACCTTGAAATCAGCCATCCAACAAAAAATCATGAAGGACAATGTCCAGCCAAGTGTTTGTGACCACAAACTGAAATGAACTTGGGTTCtccagcaggacaatgatccaaaatacaCCAGGTTCTGAaaggctgaagaaaaacaaagtgaaGACTTTGGAGGGGCCGGGTCAAAGTCCTGACCCAAATCctattgagatgctgtggcatgGGCTTAAAAAGTTGGTTCATTTTGGAAAAGCCTACAATGTGGCTGAATTCCAACATGTAGTCTGAAAaaatgagtgggccaaaatatcagTGTTGTAAAAGAGTCATTGCAATTTATCACAGGTCCCATattttgctgctgttgttgttgtttaaccAGTTACTGTATTTGGTTTTAGGGGCTaatcactttttccacacagtgcCATGTAGGTTTGGAGTTTTGTACATGCTCAATAATAAAAACCTTCATTTAGAAATTGCGTTTTGTTGTTACTTGTTGTCTTTGACTAATATGTTTGTTTTATGATGATGGGGATGAAATTGTGATAAAGAtgcaaaagataaataaatcagGAGGAGGCAAACACTTTCTCCACACTGCAGTTCTTGCACTATGTTTTACCTATTTTTGTATACACTTTATCCATACTCAGCTCAGACTGCCTTGTTTCCACTGATTGGTGATCTCCATATACCATCCCAATTCCAATAAACTTGGGACAttacaaaatacaatgatttgcaaatcatgttcaagctGTATGTAATGGAATACCACAAAGACATAATTAATGTTCATACTGAAAAACGTTTTAGAAAATAATCAACTTGACATTTtgtctgcaacacattccatagaagctgggacagggtcatgtttaccactgtgctaCATAACCTTCTCCTTCAACAGGATTCattaaacatttgggaactgaagacactaattgttgaagctttgtaggtggatttttttttcccattattgcTTTAgatacagcttcagctgttcaacagtccgagGTCTCTGTTGTCAGATTTTACTCTTCATATTGTGCCACAcgttttcaatgggagacagatcTGGACCGGAGCGAGGGCCGTGTAGGACCAGCACTTgtttttttactacaaagccatgCTGTTGCAACATGAAACCAGCAAGGTCATCCaataaaaagacattgcttggctGACAGCATGTGTTTCTCCAAAATCTGCATGTACCTTTGAGCATAAATGgtaccttcacagatgtgtaagttattCATGCCGTTGGCACtgacacagccccataccatcacagatgctggcttttgaactttaagTCCATAATGGTCCGGAtggttctttttctctttggctCAGATGTCATAATGTCCCCAATTTCTAAGAACAATTTCAAAAGTGAACtcgtcggaccacagaacacttttccataagcattcctcaacttttgcAGTCTTTTTTTGCCACTTGTCCCAGCTTTGTTGGAACGTGCTATAGCCATAAAATTGTaagttcatgattatttgctaaaaaaaataaagttaatcaGTTTGAGCATTAGATATCTTGCCTTTgtggtgtattcaattaaatataggtggaacatgatttgtaaatgttcgtattctgtttttatttgtttaagatAATGACCcagcttcattggaattgggtttgaaGAAGACTCGACCCTCACTATTTGTGAAAGCACacgtttgttatgttgacagcgctggTTCAGgatttaaaaagaacaaaacagtaACTTGGGATTTCGTGgataattttaattcatatttcacatttactcaGCCATCATAGAGCCAATAGAACATCCCAAACACTAGAATAGGTTGGTCTGGTAAAATACTGACCTTTGGTATGAATCCGCAGGGTTCACAGGAGCTTCCCGGTGGCTGGAAAGTGAAGTCCTGGGCAAGTCTGGAATGGGTCAGGATGGCAGCTAATTCACCATCTACATCCACAATTTGATCTGCCTGTCAGAAGCAAATATTTGTGAACATTAAGTTCAAAAATCAACGAGGGGAGCAGTGCTGATGCTGAAGGCGCTATATAGACCTTGAAGACGTACTGACAGTCAAAGTGGAGGGAGTCCTCTGCCCCTGTGATGTTTCCATTATAAATGACTTTACAAGACGTTGGGCTGTCTTTCGGGACCTTAAACAGACGGTATGTGGCGGACACAAACTTGAAGTCGCCTGTAATTCAGAACAGGTGAAAAGAAATTTGTTAGTGTGTGTTTATTCAAGAGTGTTatcttggtggggaaaaaatgcactgcATTCTGCCTTGATGGGATAAAATTACATGACATAAAAACAGGTGAAGGCAGAAACAATCATCAAACCCAGAATGTCTTGGAGTTCTTTGTTATCTACAGTGACAATGTTGGCGGTGACAAGCCTTGGTGGACTGAATCCTACTTCCTCCGCCAGTCGCAGCAGATCTTTGTACCACAGGGCACCACCTAAACACTCCCCTGTCGTGAGATTGAAGCGTGAGATATTCAGGTGTATGTCTGCAGCCTATGTACATTATATAAGCAGAtcataaaaagtactcaccccacaggattttgtggtttttaattttctcagtTAGTCTTCCATTGCTGTAGATATCACTGAAGTAAAATTCACCACCATCCTAACCAACAGTAGAGCAAGTAAAGTACTTATTGAGTAAGGCAAGGATTGTAAAAATCTTGGAAATTTATTTACACAGGAAATTGCTAAACTAAAATATGACCACCAGATTTTATGCAAATCCGCATTGTATATCCGATGTATTAAAATCTGAACAGtatagatatccatccatttactgaacTGCTTATCTGTAAATCATTTGGTAATTTTCAAGATGAGTACGATGAATCAGATTTGAGGCAATGCTGTCAAACACTGTTCTGGAGGAATGCATTCAGAAAATAGAGGTTTGACGGGTATGCTTAAATTTTATTTGCTTGACTGGTGTTGGATTATACATATGTAAATACAATCTGCAACTATTTTCAAATACAAACTAATTTTCGTGTCCAATGTGAAATATCTCCAAAGTTGTCTAGCTAACCTTCCTATGGAAAATTTGTGAAATGTAATTCTCAAAAGATATCATTCCACTTCAATGAGCTAAAGAGTACCTTGAGCACATGATAGGCTTCAGTCAGGACTCGCTTCTTGTCTGGAGAAAGATTCACCACACAGTTGGAGCTAAGTGATGAAAGAGtgaccatgaaaaaaatgtccaaagcTACACAGCTTTAAAATGGGAAAGTGAGAGGGAAAGAAGTCCAGCTTACATGATGATATCAAAAGAGTTCTTTTCCAGACCCGCCTCTGTTAAGGCCTCAATGTAGCCCTGGACAAAAGTCACATTGGGCTTCTGGTAGCCAAACTCCTTCATGTGAAAGTCCACATGTTTCCTGGCCACTTCGAGCTAGATAACATcagatattttaattttgttttattattcgcAAGATATTATGACTAAACAAAGAACCACTTCTGCTCCGGTGATCATGATAGgcttatgttgaaaaaaaaaaaaaaagctgttataGCACACGGTCATATCTAGTCTTGATATCTATCGGGAGAAGTGGAGTTATGAATTAAGTAAGTGCAATGTTGATGAACAAATTTTTTGTGAGTCAAGGGTTAAACAGTCAGAAAGGTTTCCTGTAAAAGCGAAAGAAAATGTGAGGTCGCACTTGTCAGAGATGAGCAGAAATAGTTGTGCCAAAACCAACCAATGCATTAGAAAATAATTCATTATAATCACAGGAGACTCTTTTTCAGTGAGGTTaaactgtatactgtacatggatATGTATACAGTGAATGcgttttttaaacaaatatgttGTGACATCTTGTCAGCTGATCTGTTTACTTAAACTCACTAATCGGTCACAAAAATTGCGATTGTGTAGCCTAGTAATACTGACATTAAATGTTGCAATCATTCAACATTGTAATTCAGTTTGGGAACCACGAGGCTTGACATCACATATGCTTCCCTAAGCTGGAGCACAAcaccaacacacatttttaatgtaataacTGAAACATTCTGTATCATGGTATATATCGATATCATGATTAGAGATTTTACCCTCCAAATCGCTCAACACCAACCTAAACATTTCAAAGTACTGTAATAGATTTaacttttacattacattacaatgtactAGGGTGGCACCAACttccggagacaaattccttttgtgttgCTTGGCCAATtaaactgattctgattttacGAAGTTAAAAGGCATCCATTAGTCTAGCACTAAGTGCTGCACAGATATTCATTACAGGGCGACAAACAAATCCAAAAAGTAGCCATCGCCGAGCAGCTGAATAAATGTTACAGCGTAGGTATTAAGTAGTAAATTAAATCAGATATACCCGTACAATAGGCACAGGTTACAAATGCACAGCACACCACTAATTCTACCTGATCCTCAGTCATGTCGATGCCAGTGACATGGCCAGCCTTTCCCACCAACTGACTCAGCATGTAGCAGTCTCTGCCGCTCCCGCAGCCCAAGTCCAGAATCCTGCAGCCCTCCAAACACTCTGGCACTACCAGACCACAACCATAGTATCTGAGGGAGCGGGAACCCCATTAGAGAACGCTACTGGCTGTTATTTGCAACTACATattagaaaatgaataaataaaaagtgagCAACAACCTGTCAGTCACATCAGCATGAACTTTCCTCAGAGCATGGAGGATGAATTTTGGGTAGGGCTTTGCTGGAGCCACACAGGCGTTACTCTTAAGATCTGAGGTCTTCTGCAACTTCCTTCCATAATAAtcctgaaaaataacatttacttGAGTACCAGTCAGTATACATAACTTTATACGTTCTGGGTCATACTGGATCTTTATAACACTAAGTGGTTTGTCAACGTTATTGTAATATATACATCTTAGTTATagtaatgaagaaaatgtatgtttaaTCCTACTTTAACATGGAGGTTAAAACTTTTAAAGTAAATAAAGACAATGTATGTTTCATCCTACCTTAACATCCAGGTGAACGATGGTATCCTCAAAGCTGGAAAAACTATTAAATAATCACATACACGTACTTAATAGTACACGTGTTATCATAAACTATTGCATTCCTCATACGCTGAGGCTGACAGAAGTCAGCtcaatatttacaattaaaCAATTGTCAAACCTTATCTTACCTTGCTTTATCAGCCATTGTCGGTGGTAAGTCAGATTTGTTTGGAAAACTGTCGGACAAAAATCCCGTTCCGAGTATGGAGTCGCTAGGACTGAGGACTGACAAAAAGTCAGTTGAAATGAGGGTTCATAGTTCACTCCCTGAACCACAGCACCACTCTGTGcaatccagaaaaaaatgcactgcacAAGATGAGCCTCTTGCTCGGATCctttattttctcaaagtaTCCTGACCGCGCGCAACAACCCGGAAGtacttaataataatagtattaCTTGGTTACGATCAATGACGTAGATAGAATGTTTAGAAAATGAGGAAAAGCGCCTCGATACAACCTTTAAATTATTCCTTAGCAGCCTTTACGGAAGCAGTATTTGAAGTAACTGACCACTGACGAAGTTTGAAAACTACACGAACTCGAAGGGCGCTGGAggctatcgcagctgtcaacgggcaggaggcggggtaaaccctgaactgcttgccagggcacatcgagacaaacaatcgcactcacaataaagttacacttaggggcaattagggccaacggtttacctggtgagccaccgtgctgcaaaTAAAGTACTTGCactttataatttatatatatatatatatatatatattatatatatatatatataactatacACAAACATGCACCAAGAATAGTCATCGTGAACAGAAGAATTTGCCTCCATAATTTTAGAACTATAACATACaaaatttatataaataaagtacatatatatccatccatttcaaagCTGCTTATGCCCACTAGGTTTGCGGAAGTGTTGGTTCaattcccggacccgcctgtgtggagtttgcatgttcttcctgtgcctgtgggggttttctcccATGTCCTAAAAACCCattaactctaaattgtccctaggaatgattgtgagtgaaactgttgtctgtttctgtgtgccctgcaattggctgttcAGGATGTATCgagtctcctgcccgatgatagctgggacaggctgcaGTACttcgacccttatgaggataagcgactcaagAGAATggctggatatatatatatatatatatatatacacacacacacattataacTAAGTCATTTTGTAAATCACAAATTACGATTATATTactgcaggtaaaaaaaaaaaaaaaaaaaaaaaaaagcagatcatTCTCAGGTATGTAGTAATTTGAGGCCAGTGCTCTTCTAGTCACACTAGAGGTTTCCAGAAAAATTAACAATATGTTTAATTTGCAACAAAGTGAAGATTTGTTGGCACAAACTGCTCATTTTGGTCTTCCATTCCCCCTGCCCCAGAGGTTTAAATGAATGTACTGAGCATAATCTTGTTGACAGCAAAATACCTAAACATGCTTTTGCACCTATTATTTGCCTCAATGAACTGCTCAGGaacaatatgctttttttttttttttttttttttaagagtaaaTACTATGTTAACAGAGCCTCCCTTCATCCACAAAATTCCCTCAAACTCAAACGTAATAAAGTGAGACCCCACCAATAGACAGTCACTTCCTCATTCCTCTTACCAAGATGCCACTGGTTTTGTTCCAAATACAGTTGCCTCGATAATGTACAAAACAAGGGTAATACATGAAAGTtaaacataacatttttattaaaaccGAAATGTTTATAATGAAGTACATCAATCTTGGTTGTTGACAGCGACATTCAAATAATATGTTCATTCGCACAATTATGAAAGTCTTTGGCATGATATAACCTGATTGGCTTGAACAAATATGTTTAATCATCATGTAGCCTTCACTCAACTTCAGCGTCAGTCTCAATTTGAAACTGAAGGACATGAAGGCTAAATAAAGctacttgttttattttgtcacaaagtaaatttgaaaatagactggtttaccaatgttatcattttaaatttaaattcacTCACGATGGTTCAGCACGAATGAAAAATAGCTCATCTGTGCTGACGTACCACAAGTCCTGATTTTATACCACACAGGACTACTATTTTGATTCAAACcagacaaaatgtaaataaaattgtgCTTAAAAGTTTACcatgggcactttttttttttaaataatttcaacGTTTGTATTGCCTGATGAAAACTTTGTGCTTTGGAAATCTGGTCTATAAAATTTGGAATTATACAACTGAATAGGGCTGTAAAAATATATCTTCAAAGTATAATCAGTGTCCTTTTTCCAGGTACAATCTTCATCAAGCTGTTAAAACTGCGggaatatttatatttacagtGCAGCTGTACAACATTCTAACAGCAGGTTAGAGATCAATTAATTAATCTTTTCCATGtggccattttggttttgtaGTGCAACATTGTCATTATTTGTAAATTGCACTGTTCACATTCCCGTGCTAGGAACGTTTCGTCTGGTCTATAAAATGTGAACTGAGATTCAGTCATATCCAACTGGTTTGCTATTTAtacacaagtattttttttttttttaagtgaagacTTGTCCAGTTAATCAAGCCTTCCCATTCAGTTGTTACATTGTTACAAAACATGGGTGACATTGATGATCACTGTAACACAAGAATTTTTAAATGGCTAACTAAGATGGACAGACACCACCacaatggatttgaaatgaaatatctGCTTTAACTGCAGCTTTTCAGCTTTAACGTGAGGATATTTACATCCAAATCAGGTGAAATGTTTAGGAACTACAACAGCTTGTATTTACAGAGCTGCCAACCTATAGAAATTCACTTCCCAAAACATTTGTCttaatttccatgtttttaaaatgtcaacattacCACAGGACCGCAGTATATTtatgaaatatgattttttaaaaatccatacAAATTGCACAAGAATCATTCTAGAACTGTAAAATTATAGCTTTAATATTGGTTACTACGGTGTATTTATTGCCTCAACCTTGCAACGGAGGACGCAGCTAGAAACTGAATTAAAGCATATGAGATTTCAACAGATCTGTACAGTCAAACTTAGTGGGGGGCAAGGAAAGCAAGGCAAGTCGGAGAGGACCCAAGTGCAAGGACGCAAGGCAGGAATCTCAAAAAATATGTCAAGAAAAGACAactaaaagcaacaacaacaaaaaaaacctgtaaGTGAAGTATTTCTAAAATAAACCTAAACAAAAGAAGACGTGACAAAATCTTGGCATGAGTACGGACGGACATGACTTTAACAAAGCAATACGCAAACGGACTGACAAGGAccgaaagaaaccagggagtcAAATACATCAAGATCGACGGGACAAGAAACACTTGGACAAGACATGAGTGGCTGGGGGGAGCTGATACGTCAACAAGGGAGGAGGGTAAACGTGAACAGGTGgacgcaaaaaacaaaatgagcacacaagacatggaacacaggaaacaaAACCAACCAAAATGGAGAGCATGACAGCAAAAACATCCGTCGATGGATAAATTCTGGGTGCAGCTGCACACAGACCCTGAAGTATACTGCGATCATTATTTTTAAGTaaatcacctgacttgaatcccATGAAGTATGCATTTCACTTGCTGAAGACACTAGTGAAGGGAAAAAGCCTCAAGCATAAGGAGGTTTAGTACAGGCCTATCAGCCTGTAAGTCCAttgaaaaagttaaactttcatagTGCACCACCGTGGATAAAATCCAGCATCATCCTGCGATGTCTGTGCATTAGCAGACTTCAGGTTGTAACTGACTGCCAAGGATTTACAACCATTTCAAATTGAGGATTTGATTTGTTGTTCATTTGTACCCTTACATTTAGCCCCTTAAAAAGTAGGAGACATATAACACAATTTGAATACCGTGGGAAACTATTTTTACAATTCCACTGAAAAAAAGCTAACATTTTGCCAAGATTCAGGGCCCACAACTTCAGTATTTATACATAATGTGagcttccagctcataaaaaCCCATGAAATCACATTAAATCAGTCAATATATGGTACTTTCAAAACTTAGTTGGGAATCACTTTGCTTTCATCACTGCCTTGATGAACCGTGGCGTTCAGCCTGTGGCAATCCCTGGAAGTTACGGAAGCCCAGCTTTTCTTGATGCATGCTatcagttctttgtttttgggtcTGATGCCACACATTTTCTTCTTGATAATACTCCATTTGATTCTCATTGGGGTTCAGATCAGGCAAGTTGGCTGGCCAGTCAAGCATTATGGTAGTATGGACATCAAACCGGGTCTTGGTGTTTCTGGCAGTATGGGGAGGGGCTAGGTCCTGCTGGAAGTTGAAATCTGCATCTCCATCAAGATTTTCAACAGAAGGAATGATTAAATCTCTAAATCATGAGAGTAGACCATTGCACCGACCTTAGATTTAAGAAAGCAGAGTTGACCAGCACCTTCACTGGACATTGCACCTTAAATCATGACTCACTATGGATATTTCACACTGGACCTCAAGCAGTTTGGTTCTGTTCATTTGCAGTCTTCATCCAAATCCTTGGAGGCTGATGcccaaaagaaaagaacactTTGTACTATAGAATTTTGGATCCTTGCTTAACGGTTCAGACCCTCTCCTTAGCCCAGTTGAGACACTTCTGACCTTGGCTCAGGCTCAGAAGCAGCTTCACCCGAGGAGCCCAAAAGTTATAGCCCATCtcctaaaaaatgcatttgaatgtGGTGGTTGTTGTTGAAGCTATAACTGGTCTCATTTTACTCTCTCTGCTAGATTCTTGAATCTTCTTTGTTTGATCATCTGCTGATGCCCACAGTCATCTCTTTTGCTGCTCCTTCTACTCTCTTCTGCCATATTTTGTCCTTCCACTAAACTTTCCATAGCACTCTGTACAGCCAGCTTCCTTAGCGATGAACTTTTGTGGCAAATGCAGTTGTCCACTTTGTCGTCTTCCCCATACAGAACCCAACTGAGACAATTGAACCAAAATGAAGCAATTTAACATCTGGGGAAATCTGTCCCAGTGAGTTTGAGTTTAATAGAGGATTAGTCTGGCACTCAGTTTAAAACCTTTATGGCTTGCAAAATTTAAGCAGACTTGACAGTATTCTAATTTTATGAATTCctcattttgttgattttatgaGCTGGTATTACacacattttatccatccattttctgagcagcttgtcttcacaagggtcactggagtgctggagcctgtccctggtgtcatcaggcagggtacactctgaactgcttgccaaccaatcacagggcacatagacagaaaacagccgcactcacaatcacacctaggggcaatttagagtctccaatgaatgcatgtttttgggatgtgggaggaaaccagagtacccggagaaaacccacacaggcacaggaagaatgcaaactccacacaggcagcgcCGGAATTTGTACCCcggtctttagaactgtgaggccaacgctctgacCAGTTGCTCACAGTGCTGCACATACAAATCATGTAATataaaatacttgaaattgtttgaaTTGTGGGCCctgaagtatttttatttatttatttttttaatggaattatggaacTTTGCCATGATactcaaatattttggaaaggGTTTCTATGTATATAAATTCATACACCGTTCACG from Syngnathoides biaculeatus isolate LvHL_M chromosome 9, ASM1980259v1, whole genome shotgun sequence includes:
- the LOC133506597 gene encoding arsenite methyltransferase-like isoform X3, which gives rise to MADKASFSSFEDTIVHLDVKDYYGRKLQKTSDLKSNACVAPAKPYPKFILHALRKVHADVTDRYYGCGLVVPECLEGCRILDLGCGSGRDCYMLSQLVGKAGHVTGIDMTEDQLEVARKHVDFHMKEFGYQKPNVTFVQGYIEALTEAGLEKNSFDIIISNCVVNLSPDKKRVLTEAYHVLKDGGEFYFSDIYSNGRLTEKIKNHKILWGECLGGALWYKDLLRLAEEVGFSPPRLVTANIVTVDNKELQDILGDFKFVSATYRLFKVPKDSPTSCKVIYNGNITGAEDSLHFDCQYVFKADQIVDVDGELAAILTHSRLAQDFTFQPPGSSCEPCGFIPKAPCEDPFELAVQLQGPVSTTGGCCNAKSATCCK
- the LOC133506597 gene encoding arsenite methyltransferase-like isoform X1, translating into MADKASFEDTIVHLDVKDYYGRKLQKTSDLKSNACVAPAKPYPKFILHALRKVHADVTDRYYGCGLVVPECLEGCRILDLGCGSGRDCYMLSQLVGKAGHVTGIDMTEDQLEVARKHVDFHMKEFGYQKPNVTFVQGYIEALTEAGLEKNSFDIIISNCVVNLSPDKKRVLTEAYHVLKDGGEFYFSDIYSNGRLTEKIKNHKILWGECLGGALWYKDLLRLAEEVGFSPPRLVTANIVTVDNKELQDILGDFKFVSATYRLFKVPKDSPTSCKVIYNGNITGAEDSLHFDCQYVFKADQIVDVDGELAAILTHSRLAQDFTFQPPGSSCEPCGFIPKAPCEDPFELAVQLQGPVSTTGGCCNAKSATCCK
- the LOC133506597 gene encoding arsenite methyltransferase-like isoform X2, encoding MADKASFSSFEDTIVHLDVKDYYGRKLQKTSDLKSNACVAPAKPYPKFILHALRKVHADVTDRYYGCGLVVPECLEGCRILDLGCGSGRDCYMLSQLVGKAGHVTGIDMTEDQGYIEALTEAGLEKNSFDIIISNCVVNLSPDKKRVLTEAYHVLKDGGEFYFSDIYSNGRLTEKIKNHKILWGECLGGALWYKDLLRLAEEVGFSPPRLVTANIVTVDNKELQDILGDFKFVSATYRLFKVPKDSPTSCKVIYNGNITGAEDSLHFDCQYVFKADQIVDVDGELAAILTHSRLAQDFTFQPPGSSCEPCGFIPKAPCEDPFELAVQLQGPVSTTGGCCNAKSATCCK